Proteins encoded by one window of Amaranthus tricolor cultivar Red isolate AtriRed21 chromosome 4, ASM2621246v1, whole genome shotgun sequence:
- the LOC130810138 gene encoding sterol 3-beta-glucosyltransferase UGT80B1-like: MDEIDDRKGFSEVLDEKMNACSSKGDYSFSERKNQMHFLKQSSMAKVCPDGSLNEVKEGMFKSDPLAAKMSQFHSIQGGSVLVDPSKSIPKLQIAMLVVGTRGDVQPFLAVAKKLQEFGHRVRLASHINFSDFVKSAGVEFYPLGGDPRVLAGYMARNKGLPLASGELSIQRKQFQAIMDSILPACTEPDIKTGAQFRAQAIIANPPAYGQTHVAEALNVPLHILFTLPWTPTFEFPNPIAHLPQSPGNRLSYMLVDLIIWWIIRGHINDIRKRKLKLPPISYFSTYYGSIYHLPTTYMWSHHVLPKPKDWGPEVDVVGYCFLNLGSNYKPQEELIDWMKKGSKPVYVGFGSMLLDDSRKTTNIILEALKQTGQRGILDRGWGDLGVSSELPDNVFLIENCPHDWLFPQCASVVHHGGGGTTAAGLRFGCPTTIVPFFGDQFFWGDKLHEKGLGPEPIPFDQLTVEALSKAIEFMLNPEVKSRVMEIAQLIQNEDGVAAAVDSFHRHLPKELPLPPASSAQTDSPNVIQWLFVQIGTICSHVCS, translated from the exons ATGGATGAAATTGATGATAGAAAAGGGTTCAGCGAGGTTTTAGATGAGAAGATGAATGCATGTTCATCTAAAGGAGATTACAGTTTCTCTGAGAGAAAGAATCAGATGCACTTTCTGAAGCAGTCATCTATGGCTAAAGTTTGTCCTGATGGTTCTTTGAATGAAG TGAAGGAGGGTATGTTCAAGAGTGATCCACTAGCTGCTAAGATGTCACAGTTTCACTCCATTCAGGGTGGTTCTGTTCTTGTTGATCCAAGCAAATCGATTCCGAAGTTACAAATTGCGATGCTTGTTGTTGGTACAAGAGGAGATGTTCAACCTTTTCTAGCTGTCGCCAAAAAACTTCAG GAATTTGGTCATCGGGTTCGTTTGGCAAGTCATATCAATTTTAGCGACTTTGTGAAGTCAGCTGGTGTTGAATTCTATCCTTTGGGTGGTGATCCACGGGTTCTAGCAGGAT ATATGGCAAGGAATAAAGGGTTGCCCTTAGCATCCGGAGAGTTATCTATTCAAAGGAAGCAATTTCAAGCCATTATGGATTCAATCCTACCTGCTTGTACAGAACCCGACATAAAAACTGGTGCACAATTTAGAGCTCAAGCAATTATTGCTAATCCTCCTGCTTATG GACAAACACATGTTGCCGAAGCTCTTAATGTACCTCTACACATACTCTTCACTTTGCCTTGGAC GCCAACTTTTGAATTCCCGAATCCAATAGCTCATCTACCTCAAAGTCCTGGTAACCGG TTGTCGTATATGCTAGTTGATCTGATAATTTGGTGGATCATAAGGGGTCATATAAACGATATCAggaaaagaaagttgaagcttCCTCCAATTTCGTACTTTAGCACATACTATGGATCCATATATCATCTGCCAACAACGTACATGTGGAGTCATCATGTTTTACCCAAACCAAAAG ATTGGGGACCTGAAGTTGATGTTGTTGGTTATTGTTTCTTAAATCTTGGGTCCAATTATAAACCTCAAGAGGAGTTAATTGATTGGATGAAGAAAGGATCAAAGCCAGTATATGTAGGTTTCGGTAGCATG cTTCTTGACGATTCCAGGAAAACTACAAATATAATTCTGGAAGCATTGAAACAAACGGGACAGCGTGGAATACTCGACCGTGGTTGGGGAGACCTCGGTGTTT CTTCCGAACTTCCAGACAATGTCTTTCTTATCGAGAATTGTCCTCATGATTGGCTTTTTCCTCAATGCGCCTCTGTG GTTCACCATGGTGGTGGCGGAACTACAGCCGCTGGACTAAGATTTGGG TGTCCGACTACAATAGTACCCTTTTTCGGAGATCAGTTCTTCTGGGGCGATAAACTTCACGAGAAAGGATTGGGACCAGAACCTATACCATTCGATCAGCTCACCGTGGAAGCTCTTTCTAAGGCTATCGAATTTATGCTTAACCCAGAG GTAAAATCGCGCGTGATGGAAATAGCACAGTTGATACAGAACGAAGATGGTGTGGCAGCTGCCGTGGATTCGTTTCATCGACATTTACCCAAGGAGTTACCATTGCCGCCTGCATCATCAGCACAAACCGATAGTCCAAATGTTATTCAGTGGCTTTTTGTTCAAATCGGAACAATATGTAGCCATGTTTGTTCTTAG